DNA from Deinococcus ruber:
TCAGTCGCCACATGCCGCGGGGATCCGCGCCGGCATACGAATAAATGGCTTGGGCGGGATCGCCCACGGCAATCATGCGTCCCTGCGTTCCCTCTTGCCCTTCATTCAGGCCCAGTAGGTGCGTGAGGAAGGTCTGACGCAGGGGCGTGAGATCCTGGCATTCGTCGATGAGGGCCGTGTCGATGCTGCTGGGTTCCAGATTCAGGATCAGTGGCAGCCACAGGAAGTCGGTGAAGTCAGGAAGCCCGCCGCTGGCCCAGTCCTGCAGGCTAAGGCGCTGCATGGTGCTCAACAGGCTGCTCAGGACGTGCGCTCTCGGTTCGTCGGGCCACTCGACGACACTGGCGAGGCCGATCAGGTCATCTTCATGGCTGGTGTGATCCAGGCCGTATTCGCGGGCGCTGTCCCACAAGCGGGCGACAGCCCGGAGACGGCGGTAGTCGGCGCGTTCGCCCAGTTCGGCGGACAGGGTGCGGGCAAGGCGTTCGGTCTTGTGCTCCTCGACGGCGAGCTGCCAATCCTGACGGGCGCGGCACAAGATGCGGCGGCCATACGCGTGCGGCGTGGCCGCTTTGACGTGCCGAGGCAGGCGGGGGCTGATGCCGTCAACCGAGTGTTTGTTGTACGCGAAGTACCACGCGGTCTGCCGAGGCGGGAGATGCCACGCGGCTTCAGTGAGTGTGGTGGTTTTGCCGCTGCCAGCGGTGGCCCGCAGCATCAAATGACCGGTGGTGTCGCGCACCGCCTCCAGGAAGGCGACTTGCTGGTCGGTGAAGTGGGGCGGGATGGGTCGCGAGAGGAGGGCCGCTTGCTGCGCTGGGGCCTGCGACGATCTGGGTGAGCGTGCGGTGGTCATCTCCTCCTCCCTCGGTGGTTTTGTGCTGAACAGAATATCAGAACAGACCGCCCTGGGCCGCGGTTTCCTGCGCGCTCGGCAGGGCGTGGATCTCTTTGAACTCCAGCTTCAGGCCTTCGAGCGTCAAAGCGGCGGGGGTGGTGATGCTGGGCGCGGCGAGGATGCCGCGCACCTTCGCGCGCTTGGGCAGTTTGGCCCGCACCGCGTCCACATAGCGGGACAGTTGGTGCACGGCGTCATGAGTGGCTTTGGCGCGTTTCAACTCCACCACGACGTAGCGGCCCTGGGCGTCTTTGGCGTACAGGTCGATGTCGCCGACGCTGCTCATCAGTTCGCGGTCCAGCACCGTGAGGCCAGGCTCAATCAATTCAGGATGGCGGGCGAGCGTGGCTTGCATCTGGGCTTCAGTGCCCGCAATGACGAAGCCGACTTCCTCTTGAATTTCGAGCGCCTGGGCGAGTTGGATATCCAACATCAGTACCCGGACCGTCTCGGTGGGGCTGGTGCGGCTGGCGGTGAGGACGCACATCCCGTCTTCGAGGGTGGCGGTGATCCGGTCGGTTTTGGGCTGCCAGTTCATCGGTTTGATGCCCTTGGGGTGGTGAATCTGCAGACTGCCGTCGCATTTGAGGATCAGGAGGTAGTTGCCGGCATCGGCGGTACTGGCGGCGCGGCCCTGGTAGGTGACTTCGGCCTGCCCGGCGACTTGGATGAGACAGTCGCAGGTGCGGGTGTGGCGGGTGAGGAAGGCGGCCAGCTCGACGGCGGTGGGCTGCAGGAGCTGTTCGCGGATCATAGCTGTATGGTAGGGGTTTTTCGTTGTGTCACAGCACATTGGTTCGCATTCTGCTGTGTGCTAAATTGAGGCATGGCGAAGGC
Protein-coding regions in this window:
- the nucS gene encoding endonuclease NucS — translated: MIREQLLQPTAVELAAFLTRHTRTCDCLIQVAGQAEVTYQGRAASTADAGNYLLILKCDGSLQIHHPKGIKPMNWQPKTDRITATLEDGMCVLTASRTSPTETVRVLMLDIQLAQALEIQEEVGFVIAGTEAQMQATLARHPELIEPGLTVLDRELMSSVGDIDLYAKDAQGRYVVVELKRAKATHDAVHQLSRYVDAVRAKLPKRAKVRGILAAPSITTPAALTLEGLKLEFKEIHALPSAQETAAQGGLF